The following are encoded in a window of Amycolatopsis lexingtonensis genomic DNA:
- a CDS encoding nicotinamide mononucleotide transporter family protein produces MDFLLHHGITVLGQWISIAELAGQVFALAVVFLAQRRTLWTWPVQVGATVLLFAVYVSAHLGGLAARQVAILAISLYGWWAWTRRKDPVFGVVVRSGRLAERLVMLGAFVVGTTVMALVLDALNASWAPWPDAAIFVGTLVAFGAQGAGLVEFWLVWLVVDAIGVPLQISSGLYFSAAIYIVFAGLVVHGWWSWNRSAKRVAASSGVMAASS; encoded by the coding sequence GTGGACTTCCTGCTGCACCACGGGATCACCGTGCTGGGCCAGTGGATTTCGATCGCGGAGCTCGCCGGGCAGGTGTTCGCGCTGGCGGTCGTGTTCCTCGCGCAGCGTCGCACCCTGTGGACGTGGCCCGTGCAGGTCGGGGCCACCGTGCTGCTGTTCGCCGTCTACGTCTCCGCGCACCTCGGCGGGCTCGCCGCCCGGCAGGTCGCCATCCTCGCCATCTCGCTCTACGGCTGGTGGGCCTGGACGCGCCGCAAGGACCCGGTGTTCGGCGTCGTCGTCCGCTCGGGCCGGCTCGCCGAACGGCTGGTCATGCTCGGCGCCTTCGTCGTCGGCACGACCGTCATGGCGCTGGTCCTGGACGCGCTGAACGCGTCCTGGGCGCCGTGGCCGGACGCCGCCATCTTCGTCGGCACCCTGGTCGCGTTCGGCGCGCAGGGCGCGGGACTCGTCGAGTTCTGGCTGGTCTGGCTGGTCGTCGACGCGATCGGCGTGCCGCTGCAGATCTCCTCTGGGCTCTACTTCTCGGCGGCGATCTACATCGTGTTCGCCGGGCTCGTCGTGCACGGCTGGTGGAGCTGGAACCGCTCCGCCAAGCGCGTCGCGGCCTCGTCCGGGGTCATGGCAGCATCCAGCTGA
- a CDS encoding MOSC domain-containing protein, with product MGVVAALWRYPVKSMAGERLTEVAVGERGLEGDRLYAVRDPGGKFGSGKNTTRFRRMPGLHAFAARYDGDVPVLTFPDGRVLRGDDSGVHAELAAALEFPGVELAKEAEIPHHDEAEVHLVTTSSLAWLTERAPGVALDERRFRANLLLDTGPAPERAEESWVGERVRIGEVELEVLRKAFRCVMVGLPCEDLPAAPGLLKTISEVNEVTFGVQARVVRGGVLRVGDVHEVGCTAPHSP from the coding sequence ATGGGGGTCGTGGCGGCGCTCTGGCGCTATCCGGTGAAGTCGATGGCGGGCGAACGGCTGACCGAGGTCGCGGTCGGGGAGCGCGGGCTCGAGGGCGACCGCCTGTACGCCGTCCGGGATCCCGGCGGCAAGTTCGGCAGCGGCAAGAACACCACCCGGTTCCGGCGGATGCCGGGCCTGCACGCCTTCGCCGCCCGCTACGACGGCGACGTCCCGGTGCTGACCTTCCCGGACGGGCGTGTGCTCCGCGGTGACGACAGCGGCGTGCACGCCGAGCTCGCCGCCGCGCTGGAGTTCCCCGGGGTCGAGCTGGCCAAGGAAGCGGAGATCCCGCACCACGACGAAGCCGAGGTCCACCTGGTCACGACGTCCTCGCTGGCCTGGCTGACCGAACGCGCGCCCGGCGTCGCGCTCGACGAGCGGCGGTTCCGGGCCAACCTCCTGCTCGACACCGGACCGGCGCCCGAGCGCGCCGAGGAGTCCTGGGTGGGGGAGCGGGTGCGGATCGGCGAAGTGGAGCTGGAGGTCCTCCGCAAGGCCTTCCGCTGCGTGATGGTCGGCCTGCCGTGCGAAGACCTGCCCGCCGCGCCCGGGCTGCTGAAGACGATCTCCGAGGTGAACGAGGTGACCTTCGGCGTGCAAGCCCGCGTCGTCCGCGGGGGCGTGCTCCGCGTCGGGGACGTCCACGAGGTGGGATGTACCGCCCCTCACAGTCCCTAG